From a single Mangifera indica cultivar Alphonso chromosome 19, CATAS_Mindica_2.1, whole genome shotgun sequence genomic region:
- the LOC123203013 gene encoding inositol-tetrakisphosphate 1-kinase 3-like isoform X1, whose protein sequence is MRMKEELACMSDEEMREEEIITFPPQQKKLVVVGYALTSKKTKSFLKPKLEGLARNKGILFVAIDQNRPLSDQGPFDIVLHKLRGKEWRQILEDYRHTHPEVTVLDPPDAIQHLHNRQSMLQCVADMNLSNSYGKVGVPRQLVIERDASLIPEVVTKAGLTLPLVAKPLVADGSAKSHELSLAYDQYSLQKLDPPLVLQEFVNHGGVLFKVYIVGEAIKVVRRFSLPDVSKQELSRTAGVYHFPRVSCAAASADDADLDPSVAELPPRPLLERLAKGLRRLLGLRLFNLDIIRDHGTRDHFYVIDINYFPGYGKMPEYEHIFTDFLLGLKQSQYKKKSGL, encoded by the exons atgaggaTGAAGGAGGAATTGGCATGTATGAGTGACGAAGAGATGAGAGAAGAGGAAATAATAACTTTTCCTCCACAGCAAAAGAAATTAGTTGTGGTTGGATACGCTCTTACCTCcaagaagacgaagagcttcttgaagccaaagctTGAAGGCTTAGCTAG GAATAAGGGGATATTATTTGTTGCTATTGATCAAAATAGGCCCCTTTCAGATCAAGGCCCTTTTGATATCGTGTTGCATAAG TTAAGGGGAAAGGAATGGCGCCAGATTCTTGAG GATTACAGGCATACTCATCCTGAGGTTACGGTTCTTGATCCTCCAGATGCTATTCAACATTTACACAATCGGCAATCCATGCTCCAGTGTGTTGCTGATATGAACTTGTCCAACTCCTATG GAAAAGTTGGCGTTCCTAGACAATTAGTGATTGAAAGAGATGCGTCATTGATCCCTGAGGTTGTTACCAAAGCAGGACTGACTCTACCCCTGG TTGCAAAACCATTGGTTGCTGATGGGAGTGCAAAGTCACATGAACTTTCACTTGCTTATGATCAGTATTCCCTTCAGAAACTTGATCCTCCACTTGTTCTACAAGAATTTGTTAATCATG GAGGTGttctttttaaggtttatattGTTGGTGAAGCCATTAAAGTGGTGAGGCGATTTTCTTTACCTGATGTCTCCAAACAAGAGCTTTCCAGAACTGCTGGTGTATATCACTTTCCAAGGGTTTCTTGTGCTGCAGCTTCTGCAGATGATGCAGATTTGGATCCTAGTGTGGCTG AGCTGCCTCCACGACCTTTACTTGAGAGACTTGCAAAGGGACTTCGCCGTCTACTG GGTCTCCGCCTGTTCAATCTGGATATTATCCGAGATCATGGGACAAGAGATCATTTTTATGTCATTGACATTAACTATTTCCCTG GGTATGGGAAAATGCCAGAGTATGAGCATATATTTACAGACTTCCTCTTGGGCCTGAAACAGAGTCAGTACAAGAAAAAATCTGGCTTGTGA
- the LOC123203013 gene encoding inositol-tetrakisphosphate 1-kinase 3-like isoform X2, with amino-acid sequence MLQCVADMNLSNSYGKVGVPRQLVIERDASLIPEVVTKAGLTLPLVAKPLVADGSAKSHELSLAYDQYSLQKLDPPLVLQEFVNHGGVLFKVYIVGEAIKVVRRFSLPDVSKQELSRTAGVYHFPRVSCAAASADDADLDPSVAELPPRPLLERLAKGLRRLLGLRLFNLDIIRDHGTRDHFYVIDINYFPGYGKMPEYEHIFTDFLLGLKQSQYKKKSGL; translated from the exons ATGCTCCAGTGTGTTGCTGATATGAACTTGTCCAACTCCTATG GAAAAGTTGGCGTTCCTAGACAATTAGTGATTGAAAGAGATGCGTCATTGATCCCTGAGGTTGTTACCAAAGCAGGACTGACTCTACCCCTGG TTGCAAAACCATTGGTTGCTGATGGGAGTGCAAAGTCACATGAACTTTCACTTGCTTATGATCAGTATTCCCTTCAGAAACTTGATCCTCCACTTGTTCTACAAGAATTTGTTAATCATG GAGGTGttctttttaaggtttatattGTTGGTGAAGCCATTAAAGTGGTGAGGCGATTTTCTTTACCTGATGTCTCCAAACAAGAGCTTTCCAGAACTGCTGGTGTATATCACTTTCCAAGGGTTTCTTGTGCTGCAGCTTCTGCAGATGATGCAGATTTGGATCCTAGTGTGGCTG AGCTGCCTCCACGACCTTTACTTGAGAGACTTGCAAAGGGACTTCGCCGTCTACTG GGTCTCCGCCTGTTCAATCTGGATATTATCCGAGATCATGGGACAAGAGATCATTTTTATGTCATTGACATTAACTATTTCCCTG GGTATGGGAAAATGCCAGAGTATGAGCATATATTTACAGACTTCCTCTTGGGCCTGAAACAGAGTCAGTACAAGAAAAAATCTGGCTTGTGA
- the LOC123203014 gene encoding 50S ribosomal protein 6, chloroplastic: MSSCSSLFVSGISLAPKFSTKTVSIGGKCDVGLVIENSSRPKKKATSHHMKTRPRKTQPWDIRRKPTVYAPLPPLPPDWTLVSDNDASDSGAGAEAEAAVPSSSDFKAPPASG, encoded by the coding sequence ATGTCGAGCTGTTCTTCTTTATTTGTTTCGGGAATTAGCCTGGCGCCCAAGTTTTCTACGAAGACGGTATCAATTGGTGGAAAGTGTGATGTTGGGTTGGTGATTGAGAACTCTTCAAGGCCAAAGAAGAAGGCTACGTCTCATCACATGAAGACCAGGCCACGAAAGACTCAGCCATGGGATATCAGGCGCAAACCCACTGTTTATGCTCCGTTACCCCCACTTCCTCCTGATTGGACTCTAGTTTCTGATAATGATGCTTCTGATTCTGGTGCTGGGGCTGAGGCTGAGGCTGCTGTGCCTTCTTCTTCTGATTTCAAGGCGCCACCTGCAAGTGGGTAG
- the LOC123203015 gene encoding uncharacterized protein LOC123203015: MDPCPYVRLSVGHLGLRIPVAAKPARSVVHPSSSPCFCKIKLKGFPVQTAVVPFVPSGNSFPDAQSQTMAASFHLSKADLDKLAAKSIFSAKIFLKVSIYTGRRGTTCGVNSGKLLGKVSVPLNLAGAESKAFVFHNGWISVGKEAKGSSSQFHLNVKAEPDPRFVFQFDGEPECSPQVFLIQGNIKQPVFTCKFSFRNTGDRNNQRSRLLQSEASSGRSWLSSFGSERERPGKERKGWSITVHDLSGSPVAAASMVTPFVASPGSDRVSRSNPGSWLILRPGDGTWKPWGRLEAWRERGASDGLGYRFELIPDSAAAGIVLSESTLSSNKGGKFCIDLGGHSTNGRATPVNAASPACSPRSSGDFGYGLWPYCMYRGFVMSARVEGEGKCSKPSVEVSVQHVSCTEDAAAFVALAAAIDLSMDACRLFSQRLRKELCQQQESL, encoded by the exons ATGGATCCTTGCCCTTACGTGCGTCTCTCTGTAGGCCATCTTGGTCTACGAATCCCCGTCGCTGCGAAACCGGCTCGGTCTGTGGTGCACCCTTCCTCCTCTCCATGTTTCTGCAAGATTAAATTGAAAGGTTTTCCGGTTCAAACTGCGGTTGTTCCGTTTGTTCCATCGGGAAATTCTTTCCCCGACGCTCAATCTCAAACCATGGCAGCAAGTTTCCATCTCAGTAAAGCCGATCTGGACAAGCTCGCAGCAAAATCAATCTTCTCggctaaaatatttttgaaagtttctaTTTACACTGGGCGGAGAGGCACCACCTGCGGCGTAAACTCGGGGAAACTGTTGGGAAAGGTTTCTGTGCCGTTGAATCTGGCAGGAGCTGAATCAAAAGCATTTGTGTTCCACAATGGGTGGATTTCTGTTGGTAAAGAAGCTAAAGGCTCGTCATCGCAGTTTCACTTGAATGTGAAGGCGGAACCTGACCCCAGATTCGTGTTTCAGTTCGACGGTGAACCAGAGTGTAGCCCACAAGTGTTTCTGATTCAAGGCAATATTAAGCAACCCGTTTTTACTTGCAAGTTCAGTTTTAGAAACACGGGTGATCGTAATAATCAGAGATCCAg ATTATTACAATCTGAGGCAAGCAGTGGAAGAAGCTGGCTGAGCTCATTCGGCAGTGAAAGAGAACGACCTGGAAAGGAACGAAAGGGATGGTCAATCACAGTCCATGACTTATCCGGCTCGCCGGTAGCCGCTGCTTCAATGGTAACCCCTTTCGTGGCCTCACCTGGCTCAGACCGGGTTAGCCGTTCCAACCCTGGTTCCTGGCTTATTCTCCGGCCGGGCGACGGGACTTGGAAACCCTGGGGTCGTCTAGAAGCCTGGCGCGAGCGTGGCGCCTCAGACGGTTTAGGTTACCGTTTTGAGTTGATTCCCGACTCTGCTGCGGCCGGCATTGTTTTATCGGAGTCAACTCTCAGTTCAAATAAAGGCGGGAAATTTTGCATTGATTTGGGGGGTCACTCCACCAACGGTCGCGCCACGCCGGTCAACGCAGCTTCGCCGGCGTGTAGTCCACGGAGTAGCGGTGATTTTGGATACGGTTTATGGCCTTATTGCATGTACAGAGGGTTCGTAATGTCGGCGAGAGTGGAAGGGGAGGGAAAGTGTAGTAAACCTAGTGTGGAGGTGAGTGTACAGCACGTGAGCTGCACGGAGGACGCCGCTGCTTTCGTGGCTTTAGCCGCAGCCATTGATCTCAGCATGGATGCTTGCAGACTTTTCTCTCAACGGCTGAGAAAAGAGCTGTGCCAGCAGCAAGAATCACTGtga